One Deltaproteobacteria bacterium HGW-Deltaproteobacteria-18 DNA segment encodes these proteins:
- a CDS encoding aspartate aminotransferase gives MTTFADRISRLGTETAFSVSAEASAFAAQGHQVYAFHLGDMNIPTPQNIVDATMKAIHDGKTCYCQNAGVPQLREVIATDINGSHGTRYTAENIVIQPGGKPVIGKFIMALMNPGDEVLYPNPGYPIYESQIEFHGGKAVPYTYVEQRDNFALDMDSLRRAITPNTRLLILNDLQNPTGHECSRRELEAIAELALRHDLYVLSDEAYFDIRYSG, from the coding sequence ATGACCACGTTTGCAGACCGCATCTCCCGTCTTGGAACGGAGACCGCTTTCTCGGTTTCTGCGGAAGCCTCCGCCTTTGCGGCACAGGGGCATCAGGTGTACGCCTTCCATCTCGGCGACATGAATATCCCGACTCCTCAAAACATTGTGGATGCCACGATGAAGGCCATCCATGACGGCAAAACCTGCTACTGCCAAAATGCCGGTGTGCCTCAACTGAGAGAGGTGATTGCAACCGACATCAATGGTTCTCACGGCACACGCTACACCGCCGAGAACATCGTCATTCAGCCCGGCGGCAAACCCGTCATAGGCAAGTTCATCATGGCCCTGATGAACCCGGGAGACGAGGTGCTTTATCCCAATCCAGGCTACCCGATCTATGAGTCGCAGATCGAGTTTCACGGCGGCAAGGCGGTTCCTTATACCTATGTCGAACAAAGGGACAACTTTGCTCTCGACATGGATTCGCTCAGGCGCGCGATCACTCCGAATACCAGACTGCTTATCCTGAACGATCTTCAGAATCCGACCGGCCACGAGTGCTCCCGGAGGGAACTTGAGGCGATTGCGGAGCTGGCTCTCAGGCACGACCTCTACGTCCTTTCGGACGAGGCCTATTTCGATATCCGCTACAGCGGCA